ATATTTAAAAGAGCTCTTGGGGAGGCCGGGTTAGTCTTGGTGAGGCTGTGGTCAATTGGGTAAATGTAGTAGCGAGTGATAACTCCCATTAAGAGGAGGAAGCTGACGAAGGATGATGATATGATTGCGCCAAGCCAGAGCCAGTGGTTTGGGCCTAAAATGGAAGAAACCGGCGCATCCGATGGATTTGGGTTAAACCATGTCGTTCGAATGAGATTTTGACTTTCTGTTGTTGGGGTTGTTTTGGGTTCTTTCTCTCTTGTTACATAGGCCTCAATTTGCAGCTGCAGATTGGAAAGTTGGGAAGGGCTTGCAGTAATAGGGAGGAGGAGGTCTAGCATTGTGAGACTAGATGAGTTCTTGAACGCGCAAATGAGGAGAACCTTCGGAGTCTTGAGCTTCATGATAGTGCTCGCGAAGATGAGTTCCCGAATGATGgagatgaaaggggttatgccaCTACCTCCACTCACTAACACAAGAGTGTCATGCCTGCGACCCACGTATGATCAATATTAGCTAATATTCTGAACAATATTAAGACAGTACATTTGGCAATATGGAATTGTGCAGAAATATTGGGTTTTGTCCAATTCCACTCAACTATTATTTCGAATCGAAAACTTAATTGCCCATGTGTCTGAACTTTATAAGGCATACTTGGGGCCTATATACGTACATATGGTACTTGTTTGTTTTTAAGCACTGACCTTTGAAAATGAGTTGAAGCTGGGCCATAAGGTCCCTCAATGGAGACATCAAGATGATTGTTATCAATTGACGAAGGAGATGAAAGCATTTGGTAAAGCTTTTGGGACCAGCTTCCTTCACCTTTAATAACAATACTTAGCCTTTCTGGCTCCAAATTACTGTTAGAAGTGACTGTAAAAGGATGCCACTGCAGCTTGGAAATGTTTGGAACATTTATAAACATGATGCTGGTTGGAGTATATTGCAAACCTGactcaagattttttttttttttttttaaaaaaagagagaaaaagtgtGTAGATATATCAAGATCACCATTCAATAAGTAACATAAACATTGAAATCTGCCTGTAAAATAAATCACCTAGACTTTTGGAGAAGTTGAGCTCCAATGTTTCGCACGGAAGAAGGCGAACAGACACTAACCGAACTCGTTGTCGCGATTGCAAGAATCGCAAGAAGCGATCAAGCAAGAAGAGGTAGAAGCCCGGAAGCATGATGCAAGAATAACCAATGCCAACATGAAGAATGAAGAAAAATACGAAGAGAATGTATAGGTAATGGGTGTAAAAGAAGAGCTCAAATAGCTTTCGCCTAATGCGAGGGAAGGTTGTCAACCACATGGCCAATCCAGCCAGCAAGGCTAGCTCTCCGGCCACATTTGATTCTTTTGTTTTACCCCATTCTAGCATCTGCTTATGGTAATCAAAAGATGCAACTCATTAcaaattttatgcaaaaattgCATACTCATTGAAATGATAACTTATTATTAAGTGGCTTTTGCTAAATCTTTCAAGACTGCCTTCTTTTTTATAAGCTTAAGTTAACAATGAGAGAGCCTGGAAAACATAGACTTTGATTCATCTAATTTCCCTTTTATATCAGACTATCAGTGCATTTTGTATGGAGAATTTGAGGTTAGTTGTCATAAAGAATATTATTTGTTGTTGCACTTGTTAATGCTATAAGCTTGTGTGTAAATTGAGCAAACAAATAAAGGGCAAAAGACGTTAATCTCATTTGAGGTTTGATAAGAAGATAAGGACCTTCGCTTAGGTTTCAAAAGTCTCACAAGCCTATCTTGATATTTTAAAACCTGACATTTTATTGAGACACTTAcagccctaaaaaaaaaaatatctttttatcaaatataagtgtACATTATATAGCTTATCTAGAAAGTTTAAAATGCTCACATAGATAATGGCGCTTTGCTTCCACTCAAAATACAATGCAGAAGGGAATAGGGATCTTTGACAAAATTCTATCGAATTCCTCACCATTGGACCTTTTGAACCACCCAATGCATCATTCATGTTTCTTGTAATGGGAAGCTTagtgaaaagaaagaaagaggccTAATAAAAATCTTTGCTGTTAAAGAATCGAAAAACAATTTGatatggaatatttataattGATACTAAAACTCAATCACACTAATAATTAACTCTTAGTTATTTGTAGGTTGAAAACATAAAATGGTAAATCTTAATCTTTTTAAAACTGTCAGAAACTAGTATGATAGAATGGGATCAAAGTCCCTGGACATCAAAATCTTGAGAGAGGGTTAGAAAActtgaaaaagattaagaaagAGAGATGAGGTACTCTTATTATGTAACCTAAACCTAAGAACTCTCTCACTAGGGTAAGAAAGAAATTGGGATATAAAAATATCAATACCTAAGAATTGCGAAGCAATTtggcttaaataaataaatatcaccTATGAATTTGATTAGTTACTCCCTCAAAATGGATCACTTCATGAAGAAAGACTGAGGATGAACTTTTTGGGTTGACATATGAATTAAAAAACAATTACTGTGacaaaaaaaattaagttaaaaAGTCATGGCTAACTTACTAGTGTATGGATGGCAAAACCAACATGGGGACGCTTTTCGCTCCTTAATTAGACATTTCTTCTTGTTTTCgcaaaataataatactatatacATTCTTATGGAATCCTTAGATTCCCATGGTTTAACCCATAATTAACTTAAAAAATACAGTCATATGTTTGGCCCAGTTGCCTGATTAATAGATAGAGGATCTATCTAATTACCACAAGAAGTAAATTCATATGTGGGTCAATACTAACAAATGTGGATCTCTATTTAAAAGATTTCTTACCTGAAGGTCAACAATATGAGCATTAACTCCTTTTAACCATATCAATTTGTTTTAAACCGATTCAATTATCGAAGGCCCCACTactcaaaatttatatttattaattgtCTAAAATGTGATGCACTTAAACAAGGTAAATTAATCATTTCTACTAAAATGGATCATCCTAaggcatgaaaaaaaaaaaaaaattgtgtgaaacaatttctttttctttttgacttGCATATGAGTTGAGAAGGAACTACTATGTTTCAAACTCAAGCAAAAGTTGTGCCTAGAAACAAACAGATGCACTATTGTATTTTTCTTAGATGTTACTTCCTATTAATTTTTActatacaaaaaaatttaaaaaaaaattcatacctTCTGAACAGGGTAGCTTAAGAAGACCTAGGGATAATAAAATTATTAGATTTTTAATAGACTGATCCAAAATTAGGTGGGaagaaatattgaataaaatttgTCCAAAAAAATTATCTTTAGATTTCAAAAAGACAGTAAAAATTGAGTGATGTAAGTTATATGTatttagatttcaaaaaattGGTTCAAGTTTATACATGGCGTCTCCAACAAAGTTATTGTGCAGTTTCcttaaaagaaatttcaaattttgaagtcTTATATATTTTTGTTCATTATCATTAGAAGCATAATTAAGCACAACTTAATGTGACATGGTtctaatttagtttatttttttaaaatactttttaatGAAATTAAGGTTAAATATTGTCCAATGTTGTTGCAAGTTTGGTTTAGTTGAGAACTACAAACTATATATTGGTCGTCATTAATGAATTTTGTTCTAGGATTCAACTCTAATTTGATTGATGTATTATTTTTGTACAATGggaaatttaataattaattgtTTAATTGGGAAATTAAGAACACTATTGTTTCAAAGTTATTTCTCCTATTAGGTAAGACTTGGAAATtgttagtatatatataatgaataaaCTCTACCCTCGATCTTATTAGATAAATGTAAGAGGGAGTTGATTTAGTCCTTATAACCTTCATATAAGATTTTAAAAGTCATTTTCAGATATTATATTTAAGTCGTTATAAGTTCTCTcgtataaaaaataaataaataaataaataaataaataaataaaaatgaagagaGGGAAAAAAGCGTTGAGATTGAAAATAATTATGACCCACTTCactgtagaaaatattttttattttttacaaaattataaaaatttaagcttattttttaaattttcaaaatccaTATTGAAAGTTAGAAAATATAGAGTTTGTTTATATGTGcaagtttcttttttattttttattttcaaattttaaaataattgcaATAAGAAAACTTGTTTTCTAGTTTTCTGAATTTTATGTAAAGTAATATTTAAAGTAATGGATTTTGgagtttgaatttaaatttgtatggatTTATAACAAACTTTATGCATAATCCACACCAATTAAATCCAAAAATCCGAATTCTATGCTcacatatgaaaatgtaagtaagAGTTAGAAGTTTAGAAAGATAATGAAAACATGTTTTCTaacttttttatataaatttaaaaaattaataaaacaaggtgatgtttttataattatttaaaaattaaaaataaaaaatcaaagtaATTTACAATCAAATAGTGTTAAAACTGTTTGttgttattcatttatttcatacaaatattgtaaaaataaaaaaaattaattaaccttttcataattttttgaaaaataaaaataaaaaataaaatctatttTCTGAAGCAAAATGGGCCCTTTAACAGTTTCTCAAACCCTTTTCATTCTAATTTTCGTCAAAAAAATATGTTACATGAATATTTAAGCAATTCTTCTATTCCTATTGAAGTAATTTGTTCCATTAATGAGAATTTAGAtcgaaaaaacaaataaaaggtaCAGAAAATATACTTCCAAAGATGCCTTGAGGGCATTTATTATCACATTCAATAAAATAAGACCGAGTAATTAAAGTGGCCTAACTTTATACAAAGTAACTTAACTGGCACCATTATTAGTATGGACGAGAACGCACTAATTAATTGGTGGAATGGGATAATTAATTAAAGGTAATTAAGTAGATGCATAAGGGGAtgatgaataatttttttttaaataaaaagataaCTATGAGATTAATCACATTATTagaatgtatatatatgcaattaatgagattgaaagaaaaattttgtagtaaattaataataattaatttaccTTTGATAACTGATGAGTGAGTGCCCAATAAATGATGAAGCAAAGTCCATGAGCAGTGAAGAGGATGAGAGTGATGTGGCCAATCCAAACATGGTATTTTATGCTCCCCTCCGACGTCAGCCCGAACACCGGCAACACCGACGACCCCCTCGTCACCGGAAAAAACAGCACCGATAGGCATATGTTTCCCACCAGCCCTAACCTCAAAGCTGCACTCTTCAACTTTGCTTCCCACCTGCATGCCCAAATTAATTAAAACTTAACCCTCCATGCAATcaacttaatttaatttaattagagATAGGTGACAATGGCACTCCCCGACTGATCTACTAAATATAATTTGCATTTGAGGATTTTTAGTGTGATTTAttcctatatatatgtatataattaaactaattttttctttaaatctaatcgaataaataaatataaataatttaattaagagTTAATGATGAAGATGGATTTGAAAACGCAAGTACAGTTTTTGGCCCATCTTGGCAGCAGAGGAAGGGGTGATGGTGGCGAAGCTGATGTTGAGATAAGTAGAGAAGGACCAAAGGAGAAGGGCGATGAACATAGTGAGGAAGGCTCCCTCTGTCCACGACACTATCCCCAGTGGCCCTTTCACCGCCACCGCTCGTTTCATTAGCATGCCTAAACGCTCTCGTCTTCCTGCTGATCTCCCATTCCTGCATATAATATGTCATCTATCTCATTACGTTACATACATAATGAAAAGCGCGCAGTGTGCGTCTGTTTGTGTGTATGATGAGCTAAGCGCAGAGACCTTTCTATGTGATGATCATGAGAATGGTTCTTCAATTTGTTGGCGCCCAGATGAACGTAAAAGCAGCCCAAGACAGAAATGAGAAGAACGGGGAATGAGTAAATCAGAAGGATCGCACCtgcattaattattaaaaatcgtGCACATATAAATCAGATCGAGTCGTTGAAgccaattaaataattaataagagATGAGAGAAAGGAAGTAGAagtgcatatgcatgcatgcatgcatgccttGAGCTCCAAACAAAGTAGAATTTGTGGAGGCGCGGATGCGGGGGAGCCACTTCTGCCTGTAGGTGGTGGTGGGCATCATCACCCAAAGTAACAGAGAGCCCAGCAGGAGTACCATCGCTGCTATCCTCGCCGCTGCTCGCAATAATATCGCTGCCACACCTACACCACCATCACAACCACTACTATTTGATGAATTCATCTTGGTAGcttcctctccctctccctctctctctctctctctctctctctctctctctcctctctctctctctctctctctctctctctctctcagttacAAGGGGGAGGGAGATCGAGGGAGACAGCAGGTACGTGGGGAACTTATGTGGGAGATTGTGAAATTGGAATTGCCATATATATAGTACGTTAGAATTCAAATACAGTACCAAAAGAAGCAAGGAATTAATTAGTGTGCGTATCATGCTCACATCACCACATGCCATAAATTagcgcttctctctctctctctctctctctctctctctctctctctctctctctctctcggtaaTTAattaaggcaaaaaaaaaaaaaaaagttgggaTCTCATACCAAGGTGCTAGAGGTATTTGTcaaacaattttttatttctttccaaaattaaaaataggaataagaattaaatattgaaatattCCATGCTAAAGATCTCAATTGATTATCTTGTGAAAGATGAGAAAGGAATAAACATAGAGGGAAGGCCACTCACTTATTGTCTTGACACAAGACATGGTGGATGCACGGGTGTCAACCTACTAACTTTTAGATGACACGCATATGAACATATCAAGGGGTGATTGATTGCCTCAAAATTTCTCCTAAATCACAAAATGATGAAGAAATTGCAACCTCACAATAATAATCTTTCTATggtaataaaaaatatattttaatttatttcaatatttaaatatcattaaagtTTATATATCCTTTTGGAAAGGACATGTACCTTAGAATTAGATATGTATCTATTTAATTGAATCTTTAGTTGGTATgttttataaattcaagtattagGTGTACCTTGAATTTAGACGTGTATCTACTTATTTTAAGTACACCATCTTTATTAAGTGCATGGATAATGAAAGGTCTTGTGTGCCTATAAATTGACCCCTAAAGCATGACTCTACACATTAATCTTTTCGCATCATTCTTATGATAGTATTTTATAATTCAAGTCTAGAGAATTTGACAACTTCAGAAAGGTTTTTTCTTTTGTGGAGTTTTAGACTCTTCTATTTGAACAGAATTGGAGAGAGTCATATAATTCAAATCTGATCATTGTATTTTAGGAGAGACAAGTTAAGAGGAGTTGTACTGCATCAATTCATGGGTTAAGTTGAAAATTGCATAGAGTTTGAATCTTCTTAAAGAAAGTGTGTAATGCCTCGAACCCCTCGCGGGCCCGGGgtactactttagtgacgtctgtgtacctgataccatctcatAATATAAAACATGCAGTGGAATAAGTAAAACATTCTCCATAGTCTATTACTAGAGTCTAACCATCAACATACAACAAAGTATTTCCATTCTCATATTACATCTCAGACTAAAAAGTCAACTAACTCGGTTCACAAGACCATAATACAAGCCCTGAGGCGTTCAACATAAGCATCTCACATTTGAGTTCttgcagacactcacaaaaaaaaaaaaaactgtactAGTCTCCACCCCTTGATTATGCTAAACTCAATCTCTGTGATTCCCTAAAAAGATgtgttgtataatggggtgagacacctctcagtaaggaagattaagttaataacaGTGTGTGGTTAGCATGTGTTTCAGTGTATACAAAATCATACATCTCTCTTTTAATGAAAATAGTATGTATACTCACTTCTCATTCCTCATAATATAAAACAGCATTGAAAACaattacatcatttacataaatatactgatatgcataaaagactccCCCTGGAATTATACGCCATatataaacccccgtggtcagggttgtgctgcccgaaggttggactaaaACCTAGGGGATCACCCCAGGCCAAGTCACTCCCTGCTAACTATGTCTGCAGGCTTCCAAAACTCGCTTGtgggtccgattgccttaccacttcctggtacATACTTCTAGGAAAGGTAACACCTCTACCTAGGTCAATCGGttaggaccacccaacaccactctcgcagtacagtgtgggtgcacatggtcaaATGGTGAAATACTCtcaagctacggtaccgtgctcataacaatTGGGTTCTCAGAGTTCTTAGAGCATATCACACAATTGAAGTAATTAAAACTGTACTTAaaactcatttcacataaaatctATTATTTTGTAAAACTCGGCCTCGTGCCATTTACTACAAACTCGGGCCTCGGGCCTTGGCCCTTTATTACAACTCGACTCTCAGCCACTGAATAAAACTCTATTATTTTATAAACCTAGGCCTCACACCATTTAATACAACCTTGGGCCTCGACCCTCTCATAAAGTCCCTGCATTTCTCAAACAggtccagtatgtttcacaaacagtttAGTATTACTCAAACAATctcattttcagtattaccataactctcaaaatagtaatcacatgccacacaatttttcataactaaaacatagcccgtaggcaaccatAAGAACATAACATTtatggtttaaaaataaaaaattagtctTCCCACTATTCATTTATTCTTAAAATAGAATAccgtatatcctaggtttgaaaaaaaagacttttgaacggttggttttagaAACCTCAATAGAAAACATAATTATACTGtaatgacctgatttttcatgccatttttccCAACATAAATTAACTataaaatttcactgctctgatacctttaaATATAAATCAAACCATCATCACGGTCCAGATAGGAACCGTGGAATCTAAGACACAATAAAgtacctatgtagcggaaagcagaatacatacaaccatttcaatacata
This region of Malania oleifera isolate guangnan ecotype guangnan chromosome 10, ASM2987363v1, whole genome shotgun sequence genomic DNA includes:
- the LOC131166126 gene encoding ferric reduction oxidase 2-like isoform X3; its protein translation is MVLLLGSLLLWVMMPTTTYRQKWLPRIRASTNSTLFGAQGAILLIYSFPVLLISVLGCFYVHLGANKLKNHSHDHHIERRERLGMLMKRAVAVKGPLGIVSWTEGAFLTMFIALLLWSFSTYLNISFATITPSSAAKMGQKLWEAKLKSAALRLGLVGNICLSVLFFPVTRGSSVLPVFGLTSEGSIKYHVWIGHITLILFTAHGLCFIIYWALTHQLSKMLEWGKTKESNVAGELALLAGLAMWLTTFPRIRRKLFELFFYTHYLYILFVFFFILHVGIGYSCIMLPGFYLFLLDRFLRFLQSRQRVRLVSVRLLPCETLELNFSKSLGLQYTPTSIMFINVPNISKLQWHPFTVTSNSNLEPERLSIVIKGEGSWSQKLYQMLSSPSSIDNNHLDVSIEGPYGPASTHFQRHDTLVLVSGGSGITPFISIIRELIFASTIMKLKTPKVLLICAFKNSSSLTMLDLLLPITASPSQLSNLQLQIEAYVTREKEPKTTPTTESQNLIRTTWFNPNPSDAPVSSILGPNHWLWLGAIISSSFVSFLLLMGVITRYYIYPIDHSLTKTNPASPRALLNMLCICICIAMTASAAVLWNKKQNAKKQGMTQSMDVPSPLVSQGSWFYNADRELESLPYQSLVQSTIVHYGERPDLKRMILGCGGSSVGVLASGPKKLRREVAAICSSGFADNLLFESISFSW
- the LOC131166126 gene encoding ferric reduction oxidase 2-like isoform X2 — protein: MVLLLGSLLLWVMMPTTTYRQKWLPRIRASTNSTLFGAQGAILLIYSFPVLLISVLGCFYVHLGANKLKNHSHDHHIERRERLGMLMKRAVAVKGPLGIVSWTEGAFLTMFIALLLWSFSTYLNISFATITPSSAAKMGQKLWEAKLKSAALRLGLVGNICLSVLFFPVTRGSSVLPVFGLTSEGSIKYHVWIGHITLILFTAHGLCFIIYWALTHQLSKQMLEWGKTKESNVAGELALLAGLAMWLTTFPRIRRKLFELFFYTHYLYILFVFFFILHVGIGYSCIMLPGFYLFLLDRFLRFLQSRQRVRLVSVRLLPCETLELNFSKSLGLQYTPTSIMFINVPNISKLQWHPFTVTSNSNLEPERLSIVIKGEGSWSQKLYQMLSSPSSIDNNHLDVSIEGPYGPASTHFQRHDTLVLVSGGSGITPFISIIRELIFASTIMKLKTPKVLLICAFKNSSSLTMLDLLLPITASPSQLSNLQLQIEAYVTREKEPKTTPTTESQNLIRTTWFNPNPSDAPVSSILGPNHWLWLGAIISSSFVSFLLLMGVITRYYIYPIDHSLTKTNPASPRALLNMLCICICIAMTASAAVLWNKKQNAKKQGMTQSMDVPSPLVSQGSWFYNADRELESLPYQSLVQSTIVHYGERPDLKRMILGCGGSSVGVLASGPKKLRREVAAICSSGFADNLLFESISFSW
- the LOC131166126 gene encoding ferric reduction oxidase 2-like isoform X1; this encodes MVLLLGSLLLWVMMPTTTYRQKWLPRIRASTNSTLFGAQGAILLIYSFPVLLISVLGCFYVHLGANKLKNHSHIICRNGRSAGRRERLGMLMKRAVAVKGPLGIVSWTEGAFLTMFIALLLWSFSTYLNISFATITPSSAAKMGQKLWEAKLKSAALRLGLVGNICLSVLFFPVTRGSSVLPVFGLTSEGSIKYHVWIGHITLILFTAHGLCFIIYWALTHQLSKMLEWGKTKESNVAGELALLAGLAMWLTTFPRIRRKLFELFFYTHYLYILFVFFFILHVGIGYSCIMLPGFYLFLLDRFLRFLQSRQRVRLVSVRLLPCETLELNFSKSLGLQYTPTSIMFINVPNISKLQWHPFTVTSNSNLEPERLSIVIKGEGSWSQKLYQMLSSPSSIDNNHLDVSIEGPYGPASTHFQRHDTLVLVSGGSGITPFISIIRELIFASTIMKLKTPKVLLICAFKNSSSLTMLDLLLPITASPSQLSNLQLQIEAYVTREKEPKTTPTTESQNLIRTTWFNPNPSDAPVSSILGPNHWLWLGAIISSSFVSFLLLMGVITRYYIYPIDHSLTKTNPASPRALLNMLCICICIAMTASAAVLWNKKQNAKKQGMTQSMDVPSPLVSQGSWFYNADRELESLPYQSLVQSTIVHYGERPDLKRMILGCGGSSVGVLASGPKKLRREVAAICSSGFADNLLFESISFSW